In a genomic window of Hydrogenimonas thermophila:
- a CDS encoding AbrB/MazE/SpoVT family DNA-binding domain-containing protein, which produces MTVALKKWGNSLALRIPKDVAKTLCIDDNSTLELKVESGKIVLEPKSNTLLEKLVSQINSDNLHKEIDTGKVGNEEW; this is translated from the coding sequence ATGACAGTAGCATTGAAAAAGTGGGGAAACTCTCTTGCACTACGCATACCTAAAGATGTAGCTAAAACTCTTTGTATAGATGATAATTCTACCCTAGAACTTAAAGTTGAGAGTGGCAAGATTGTACTTGAGCCTAAAAGTAATACTTTATTAGAGAAACTTGTATCTCAAATTAACTCTGATAACTTACATAAAGAGATAGATACAGGCAAGGTAGGCAATGAAGAGTGGTAG
- a CDS encoding class I SAM-dependent methyltransferase produces the protein MARIDQIRFYENAIKRYGKTAKGVAWIDEVRQKKRFNALLKPIKSIKEITLVDAGCGFGDLYLYMKEHNLLPKKYIGIDALDVMVEEAKNRTGQTILKCDLLKSPLPEADWYVASGSLNLLTRFETLLAIKRCFDVANKGIVFNLLKGKDRSKTYNYWMPDEISKSCRKLGDVKIIEGYLDGDFTVVIRRV, from the coding sequence ATGGCTCGAATAGATCAAATACGTTTCTATGAAAATGCCATAAAAAGATATGGAAAAACTGCTAAAGGAGTAGCTTGGATTGATGAAGTTCGTCAAAAGAAGAGATTCAATGCACTTTTAAAGCCAATAAAGAGTATTAAAGAGATTACACTAGTAGATGCAGGATGTGGTTTTGGAGATCTTTACCTTTATATGAAAGAGCATAATCTTTTGCCAAAAAAATATATTGGAATAGATGCTTTGGATGTGATGGTAGAAGAGGCTAAGAATAGAACAGGGCAAACCATTTTAAAGTGTGATCTTTTAAAGAGTCCATTGCCAGAAGCTGACTGGTATGTAGCAAGCGGTTCGTTAAATCTTTTAACACGTTTTGAGACACTTTTAGCAATTAAAAGATGTTTTGATGTAGCAAATAAAGGAATTGTATTTAATCTTTTAAAGGGTAAAGATAGAAGTAAAACATATAACTACTGGATGCCTGATGAAATTAGTAAATCTTGTCGTAAGTTGGGAGATGTGAAGATCATAGAGGGCTATTTAGACGGCGATTTTACAGTTGTTATAAGAAGAGTTTGA
- the pseB gene encoding UDP-N-acetylglucosamine 4,6-dehydratase (inverting): protein MFSDKSILITGGTGSFGKKYTKILLQKYTPKKIIIYSRDELKQFEMAQEFNHPCMRYFIGDVRDKERLIKAMNGVDYVIHAAALKHVPIAEYNPMECIKTNINGAQNVIDAALANGVKKVIALSTDKAANPINLYGATKLASDKLFVAANNIKGEQDIQFSVVRYGNVIGSRGSVVPFFSKLIKEGAKELPITHPDMTRFMITLEQGVNFVLKNFERMQGGEIFVPKIPSMKITELAKAMAPNLPQKIIGIRPGEKLHEIMCPADDSHLTLEFEDHYVIQPTIQFADKADFSTNRLGEKGKPVKQGFEYNSGNNSEWLTHEEFLELAKEYL from the coding sequence ATGTTTAGCGATAAAAGCATACTTATTACCGGCGGTACCGGAAGTTTTGGTAAAAAATATACCAAGATTCTTTTACAAAAGTATACTCCAAAAAAGATTATTATCTATTCACGCGATGAACTTAAACAGTTTGAAATGGCACAAGAGTTTAATCACCCTTGTATGCGCTACTTCATTGGAGATGTAAGAGATAAAGAGCGACTCATTAAAGCTATGAATGGTGTAGACTATGTCATACACGCTGCCGCACTAAAACATGTGCCTATTGCTGAATATAACCCTATGGAGTGTATAAAGACCAATATAAACGGTGCTCAAAATGTCATTGATGCAGCTCTTGCAAATGGAGTTAAAAAGGTAATTGCTCTATCAACAGACAAAGCTGCAAACCCTATAAATCTGTATGGAGCTACAAAACTTGCCAGTGATAAGCTTTTTGTTGCTGCAAACAATATAAAAGGTGAACAAGATATTCAGTTCAGTGTTGTCAGATACGGCAATGTAATTGGAAGCAGAGGATCAGTTGTACCATTCTTTTCAAAACTCATCAAAGAGGGAGCAAAAGAGCTGCCTATTACCCACCCAGATATGACGCGTTTTATGATTACGCTTGAACAAGGTGTTAATTTCGTGCTTAAAAACTTTGAAAGAATGCAAGGCGGCGAGATATTTGTTCCAAAAATTCCTTCTATGAAGATAACAGAATTAGCTAAGGCGATGGCTCCAAATCTACCGCAAAAAATCATAGGCATAAGACCTGGTGAAAAACTTCACGAAATCATGTGTCCGGCAGATGACAGCCATTTGACACTGGAGTTTGAAGACCACTATGTCATTCAGCCAACAATTCAGTTTGCAGATAAGGCAGACTTTTCTACAAACCGCCTTGGCGAAAAGGGTAAGCCTGTAAAACAGGGATTTGAGTATAACTCAGGCAATAACAGTGAATGGTTAACGCATGAAGAGTTTTTAGAACTTGCAAAGGAATATTTGTAA
- the pseC gene encoding UDP-4-amino-4,6-dideoxy-N-acetyl-beta-L-altrosamine transaminase, with protein MSFIPYGKQSIDEDDIKAVVEVLKADFLTTGPKIEEFEKALANYCGSKYAVAVSNGTAALHLASLSLLNPGDKVLTTPNTFLATANSILYAGAKPIFIDIQENGNIDLDLCEEALKKDNSIKALYAVHFSGNPVEKEKLERLKSEYGILILEDCAHSLGAEYNGIKTGSCTNSDLSIFSFHPVKPITAGEGGAITTNDFKLYEKLKILRNHGMVKEKNMAPWEYEMQELGFNYRITDIQCALALSQLKRLDEFTAKRRKIASRYDKAFKNSDFIKPLYPLNDRSSYHLYVVLVEFDRLNITKEELFKQMRKQGIGLQLHYIPVNKQPYYRKLGFGNEKHPVMQNYYKKAFSLPIYPALTEQNQEYVINKLLETLNV; from the coding sequence ATGAGTTTTATACCTTATGGCAAACAAAGCATTGATGAAGATGACATAAAAGCAGTAGTTGAAGTTTTAAAAGCAGATTTTTTAACTACTGGTCCTAAAATAGAAGAGTTTGAAAAGGCGTTAGCAAACTATTGCGGTTCTAAATATGCTGTTGCTGTCTCAAACGGTACAGCTGCTTTACATTTGGCATCACTCTCTCTTCTAAATCCTGGTGATAAAGTTTTAACTACACCAAATACATTTCTTGCTACTGCAAACTCCATACTTTATGCTGGTGCTAAACCAATATTTATAGATATTCAAGAGAATGGAAATATTGATCTTGATCTGTGTGAAGAGGCACTAAAAAAAGACAATAGCATAAAAGCGTTGTATGCCGTACACTTTTCAGGCAATCCAGTAGAGAAAGAAAAGCTTGAAAGACTAAAAAGCGAATATGGTATTTTGATACTAGAAGATTGCGCGCATAGTTTGGGGGCAGAGTATAATGGAATCAAAACTGGTAGTTGCACAAACAGTGATCTATCTATATTCTCATTTCATCCGGTAAAACCTATAACAGCAGGTGAAGGCGGTGCCATTACTACCAATGATTTTAAACTCTATGAAAAACTTAAAATTTTGCGAAATCACGGTATGGTAAAAGAGAAAAATATGGCTCCTTGGGAGTATGAGATGCAAGAACTTGGATTTAATTACAGAATTACAGATATTCAGTGTGCTCTTGCACTGTCGCAACTAAAAAGGTTAGATGAATTCACTGCAAAAAGACGTAAAATAGCTTCCAGATATGACAAAGCTTTTAAAAATAGTGATTTTATCAAACCTTTATACCCATTAAATGATAGATCATCTTACCATCTGTATGTGGTTTTAGTAGAGTTTGATCGATTAAACATAACAAAAGAAGAGCTATTTAAGCAGATGAGAAAACAGGGTATTGGACTTCAACTGCACTATATTCCAGTAAACAAACAACCATACTATCGTAAACTAGGGTTTGGAAATGAAAAACACCCAGTAATGCAAAACTACTATAAAAAGGCCTTCTCTTTACCGATATATCCAGCCCTTACAGAACAGAACCAAGAGTATGTCATAAACAAATTGTTGGAGACTCTGAATGTGTAA
- the pseF gene encoding pseudaminic acid cytidylyltransferase, producing MCKKVCIIPARGGSKRIPKKNIKPFYGKPLIAYSIETAKQSELFDRIIVSTDDEEIAKIAKEYGAEVPFMRPKELADDYSGTDKVTKHAIGWLESIGEKYDYVCTIYATAPLLQAQYLVEGYEKLKHSDAVYAFSVTSMPFPIQRTFKITKNGRCEMFFPEYYSARSQDLEEAYQDAGQFYWQKLSKKSDEPIFGKDSIPIILPRHLVQDIDTLEDWERAEKLYKILQMEKIQ from the coding sequence ATGTGTAAAAAGGTATGTATCATTCCTGCTAGAGGCGGAAGTAAACGAATTCCAAAAAAAAATATCAAACCTTTTTACGGTAAACCACTAATTGCTTACTCTATTGAAACTGCAAAGCAATCAGAGCTTTTTGATCGAATAATCGTCTCAACAGATGATGAAGAGATAGCAAAAATTGCAAAAGAGTATGGAGCAGAAGTTCCATTTATGCGTCCAAAAGAGTTGGCAGATGACTATAGTGGAACAGACAAAGTAACAAAACATGCTATTGGTTGGCTTGAAAGCATAGGTGAAAAGTATGATTATGTTTGTACAATTTATGCTACAGCACCACTACTGCAAGCACAATACTTAGTAGAAGGATATGAAAAGCTGAAACACTCTGATGCTGTTTATGCATTTTCAGTTACTTCTATGCCTTTCCCAATACAAAGAACTTTTAAAATTACAAAAAATGGTCGATGTGAAATGTTCTTTCCCGAATATTACTCTGCAAGAAGTCAAGATTTAGAAGAGGCTTACCAGGATGCAGGACAGTTTTATTGGCAAAAGCTTTCCAAAAAATCTGATGAACCGATATTTGGTAAAGACTCTATTCCTATCATACTTCCACGCCATTTAGTACAAGACATTGATACATTAGAAGATTGGGAAAGAGCTGAAAAGTTATACAAAATTTTACAGATGGAAAAAATCCAATGA
- the pseG gene encoding UDP-2,4-diacetamido-2,4,6-trideoxy-beta-L-altropyranose hydrolase: MKSVIIRADSSSTIGAGHIMRDLVLAKEFKDKRVIFATRNLPGNINYKIEEAGYELASLKTNSLEEFIGLIEKYNAQIVIIDNYEIDETFEKALKQKTGVTIMVLDDTYEKHYCDILLNHNIYADPNRYKDLVPDHCELRCGKEYTLLRDEFIEAKKNLSKFNIQHSTFNIFISMGGADHSNITSKILKALEEFDDIQFNVVTTTSNRNLEQLKEYVTSKNNVTLHINTDKIAELMAKSDLAIVTPSVTLNEVFFMELPFIAIQTADNQREMTRYLEKNNYAVLRQFEDTILKKYLANVIKGIK, translated from the coding sequence ATGAAATCAGTAATAATCCGTGCTGACAGCTCTTCAACAATTGGTGCCGGTCATATTATGCGTGACTTAGTCTTGGCTAAAGAGTTTAAAGATAAAAGAGTCATTTTTGCTACTCGAAACCTACCAGGGAACATTAATTACAAAATAGAAGAAGCCGGCTATGAACTAGCAAGTTTAAAAACCAATTCTCTAGAAGAGTTCATAGGTCTGATTGAAAAATATAATGCTCAAATAGTAATAATTGACAACTATGAGATAGATGAAACTTTTGAAAAAGCTTTAAAGCAAAAAACTGGTGTTACGATTATGGTACTTGATGACACATATGAAAAACACTACTGCGACATACTTCTAAATCATAACATATACGCGGATCCAAACCGCTACAAAGACCTTGTTCCAGATCATTGTGAGTTAAGATGTGGTAAAGAGTATACTCTACTTAGAGATGAATTCATTGAAGCCAAGAAAAATCTTTCTAAATTCAACATTCAACACTCAACATTCAACATCTTCATATCAATGGGCGGTGCTGATCACAGTAATATAACAAGCAAAATACTCAAAGCACTAGAAGAGTTTGACGATATACAATTCAATGTAGTGACCACTACATCAAACAGAAATCTGGAGCAGCTAAAAGAGTACGTCACTTCTAAAAACAATGTAACTCTTCATATAAATACAGACAAAATAGCTGAACTTATGGCAAAATCCGACCTTGCTATCGTTACTCCAAGCGTAACGCTTAATGAAGTCTTTTTTATGGAGTTGCCGTTTATTGCCATTCAAACAGCTGACAATCAGCGTGAAATGACAAGATACCTTGAAAAAAATAATTATGCTGTATTACGTCAATTTGAAGATACCATTTTAAAAAAATATTTAGCCAATGTAATTAAAGGCATAAAATGA
- a CDS encoding formyltransferase family protein produces MKIGILTSPNQWFIPYAKRLSKQIKDSKLLFCHAEIEDGFDVLFILSYHKIIPENILQKNRHNIVIHASDLPKGKGWAPMFWQILEGKNEIPFTMFEASTGVDDGDVYMKKTLQLDGFELNEELRKKQANFTIEMCLEFLNNYEKYKTPKPQIGEESFYPKRTAKDSRLDIDKTIREQFNLLRIVNNTEYPAFFEIDGHRYILKIEKADSENR; encoded by the coding sequence ATGAAGATTGGAATTTTAACTTCACCTAATCAATGGTTTATACCTTATGCCAAACGACTATCAAAACAGATAAAAGATTCAAAATTACTTTTTTGTCATGCAGAAATAGAAGATGGATTTGATGTTTTATTTATATTAAGTTACCATAAAATTATTCCTGAAAATATTTTACAAAAAAATCGTCACAATATTGTAATCCATGCAAGCGATCTACCAAAAGGAAAAGGATGGGCACCAATGTTCTGGCAGATATTAGAAGGAAAAAATGAGATCCCTTTTACTATGTTTGAGGCAAGTACAGGTGTAGATGATGGTGATGTATATATGAAAAAGACGTTACAGCTTGATGGATTTGAGCTAAATGAAGAGCTTCGTAAAAAACAAGCCAATTTTACTATAGAAATGTGCCTTGAATTTTTAAATAATTATGAAAAATACAAGACACCAAAACCTCAAATTGGTGAGGAATCCTTTTATCCTAAAAGAACAGCAAAAGATAGTCGTTTAGATATTGATAAAACAATTAGAGAACAATTTAATTTACTCCGTATTGTCAATAATACCGAATATCCCGCTTTTTTTGAAATAGATGGTCATAGATATATTTTAAAAATCGAAAAGGCTGACAGTGAAAATAGGTAA
- the pseI gene encoding pseudaminic acid synthase has product MKIGNFDLNGNKTFIIAELSANHNGSLQNAVDTIKAAKEVGANAIKLQTYTADTLTLDCNKKDFIIKGGTLWDGKTMYELYKKAYTPWEWHKELFDYGRKIGIDIFSSPFDKSAVDFLEQFEPSAYKIASFEITDYELIRYAASKGRPMIISTGIATIDEIQDAVDICKSEGNNDIVLLKCTSAYPAPLEDANLRTIPNLAETFGVIAGFSDHTLGITAPIAAVTLGAKVIEKHFILDKSIGGPDADFSLDKKEFAQMVKAVRDTEKLLGKVDYSMTDKKKKSRQFARSLYIAEDVKVGNIVTSKNVRSVRPGFGLHPKYFKDILGKRFRLDLEKGTALKWEHLQ; this is encoded by the coding sequence GTGAAAATAGGTAATTTTGATCTTAATGGCAATAAGACATTTATCATCGCAGAGCTTAGTGCAAATCATAATGGTAGTTTACAAAATGCTGTAGACACAATTAAAGCAGCAAAAGAAGTTGGTGCCAATGCAATCAAGTTACAAACTTATACAGCTGATACATTGACACTTGACTGTAATAAAAAAGATTTCATTATCAAAGGTGGAACCCTTTGGGATGGTAAAACTATGTATGAGTTGTACAAAAAAGCATATACCCCTTGGGAGTGGCATAAAGAGCTTTTTGATTATGGAAGAAAAATAGGGATCGATATCTTCTCATCACCTTTTGATAAAAGTGCAGTCGATTTTTTAGAGCAGTTTGAACCAAGTGCCTATAAGATAGCATCATTTGAAATTACTGACTATGAACTTATTCGTTATGCGGCATCAAAAGGACGACCTATGATCATCTCTACAGGTATAGCTACGATTGATGAGATTCAGGATGCCGTTGATATCTGTAAAAGCGAAGGAAACAATGACATTGTGCTTCTAAAGTGTACCAGTGCCTACCCTGCTCCACTTGAAGATGCAAACTTAAGAACAATTCCAAACCTTGCAGAGACTTTTGGAGTAATAGCCGGTTTTTCAGATCATACTTTAGGAATAACCGCTCCAATAGCCGCCGTAACACTTGGAGCTAAAGTAATAGAAAAACATTTTATACTTGATAAAAGTATAGGCGGACCGGATGCTGACTTTTCTCTTGATAAAAAAGAGTTTGCCCAAATGGTAAAGGCTGTAAGAGATACAGAAAAACTGTTAGGAAAAGTTGACTACTCTATGACAGACAAAAAGAAAAAAAGCAGACAGTTTGCAAGAAGCCTTTATATAGCTGAAGATGTAAAAGTTGGCAATATAGTTACTTCAAAAAATGTACGCTCTGTAAGACCAGGGTTCGGACTGCACCCAAAATATTTCAAAGATATTCTTGGAAAAAGGTTTCGTTTAGATTTAGAAAAAGGAACAGCACTCAAATGGGAACATCTGCAATGA
- a CDS encoding class I adenylate-forming enzyme family protein, which produces MGTSAMSIAKLFFHNVQKNPKKTALIFNDNAISYGDLSKMVCQISANIKDAKNVHIAVLLENSIEFAALLISAAQTGAVLVPFPATMSSSQLEHLFKKNSIDFFIGDHSFKDIKKLEILERKPPLTDILNDDIDNNYIIVSTSGSTSEPKPIVLTQSIKLKRIEIACKTYGLDSSDTILVSTPMHHSLAQRGVLLGLTLGATVVLMDRFSPAKYLETIELTRATFSFSVSNQLESIVDFIDQYNVSSIKKMVSSSYAIKPEVKNRLLNYFDIHECYGTSEVGCVTELAPKDLNEHLESVGKPMDGIEIKILDPNEQGIGEIAVKSPWKFKEYYELLEITHESFEDGYFKTGDLGVLKDGFLYYTGRKKEMIKTGGISVYPMDIEKVIKEVDGVDEVAVIGIEDSYFGEAVIAVFTGTAKIADIRSVAKEKLLSYQQPLFYDRVDALPKNSLGKLQKFKLKEKYKNLDLGRRLKGLL; this is translated from the coding sequence ATGGGAACATCTGCAATGAGTATAGCCAAACTATTTTTTCACAATGTCCAAAAAAATCCTAAAAAAACGGCTCTAATATTTAATGACAATGCCATAAGCTATGGCGATCTATCAAAAATGGTTTGTCAAATTTCAGCAAACATAAAAGATGCTAAAAATGTCCACATAGCAGTTTTACTGGAAAACTCCATAGAGTTTGCAGCACTGCTCATATCTGCGGCACAAACTGGAGCAGTCCTTGTTCCTTTTCCGGCAACTATGAGTTCCTCTCAACTTGAACACCTTTTTAAAAAAAACTCTATTGATTTCTTTATAGGTGACCACTCTTTTAAAGATATTAAAAAACTTGAAATTTTAGAAAGAAAACCACCGCTAACAGATATTTTAAATGACGATATAGACAATAACTACATAATAGTCTCAACTTCAGGCTCTACAAGCGAACCAAAGCCAATAGTCTTAACCCAGTCAATAAAATTGAAACGCATAGAGATAGCTTGTAAAACTTATGGATTAGATAGCAGTGATACTATTTTAGTGTCTACACCAATGCACCATTCACTAGCACAACGCGGCGTACTGCTTGGGCTTACTCTTGGAGCAACTGTAGTGCTGATGGACCGTTTTTCACCTGCTAAATACCTTGAGACTATAGAGCTAACACGTGCAACATTCTCTTTTTCCGTATCAAATCAATTAGAGAGTATAGTAGATTTCATTGATCAATATAATGTAAGTTCTATAAAAAAGATGGTCTCTTCTTCTTATGCCATAAAACCAGAAGTCAAAAACAGACTATTAAACTATTTTGATATTCACGAATGTTATGGAACAAGCGAAGTTGGCTGTGTAACAGAGTTAGCCCCAAAAGATTTGAATGAACATCTTGAATCTGTCGGAAAGCCTATGGATGGTATTGAGATCAAAATTTTAGATCCAAATGAGCAGGGAATTGGAGAAATTGCAGTTAAATCGCCTTGGAAATTTAAAGAGTACTACGAACTGCTAGAAATCACACATGAAAGTTTTGAAGATGGTTACTTTAAAACGGGGGATCTTGGAGTATTAAAAGATGGATTTCTCTACTATACCGGCAGGAAAAAAGAGATGATTAAAACCGGCGGTATTAGCGTTTATCCTATGGACATTGAAAAGGTTATAAAAGAGGTTGACGGAGTGGATGAGGTAGCAGTTATTGGTATAGAGGACAGCTACTTTGGAGAGGCTGTTATTGCTGTATTTACCGGTACTGCAAAAATTGCCGATATTAGAAGTGTAGCAAAAGAGAAGTTATTGTCTTATCAACAACCCTTATTTTACGATAGAGTAGATGCTTTACCAAAAAACAGTCTGGGCAAACTGCAAAAATTTAAACTAAAAGAAAAGTATAAAAACCTTGATTTGGGAAGAAGATTAAAAGGGCTATTATGA
- a CDS encoding FkbM family methyltransferase, whose amino-acid sequence MKKAIYGAGQFGRYFFKILDKKIGIDFFIDAYTTSDELYGKQIFRPENAPTATVYNSVHFHDDEIVKLLKTEGFEVKSFTETLKEFPEIFSVFRKKRFLWLDETKSLIDEKLDKVLKLLKDSESLEIFNKIVEFRKSFNMEYYPYPNSKLSEQYFPKDVPVIPETDELRFIDCGAFTGDTIELINNNVQKSKKVSVVSFEPDPNNLNTLQKNIKKFPNIDTVVIPMGVYSETKILKFSLSGSGSAISKDGDVSVPVTSLDETVYSFKPNYIKMDVEGAEKEALCGAKNIIRDFTPNLAISLYHKPEDLWELPLLINELNPNYDFYIRVHAHLAIETVFYCIRKNRD is encoded by the coding sequence ATGAAAAAAGCTATTTATGGAGCCGGTCAGTTTGGTCGTTACTTTTTTAAAATTTTAGATAAAAAGATAGGCATAGATTTTTTTATAGATGCATATACTACATCTGATGAATTATACGGTAAACAGATTTTTAGACCGGAAAATGCTCCAACCGCTACTGTTTATAACTCCGTACACTTCCATGATGATGAAATCGTAAAGTTATTAAAAACAGAAGGTTTTGAAGTTAAAAGTTTTACAGAGACTCTAAAAGAGTTTCCAGAAATTTTCTCTGTTTTTAGAAAAAAAAGGTTTTTATGGCTTGATGAAACCAAGAGTTTGATTGATGAAAAACTAGATAAAGTTTTAAAACTATTAAAAGATAGTGAAAGCTTGGAAATATTTAACAAAATTGTAGAGTTTAGAAAAAGTTTCAATATGGAGTATTATCCATACCCAAACTCCAAACTTAGTGAACAATACTTTCCAAAAGATGTGCCTGTAATTCCTGAAACTGATGAACTTCGTTTTATAGATTGTGGAGCATTTACTGGAGATACTATTGAATTAATTAATAATAATGTACAAAAAAGCAAAAAAGTTAGCGTTGTTTCATTTGAACCTGATCCAAACAATTTGAATACTTTGCAGAAAAATATAAAAAAATTTCCAAATATTGATACTGTTGTTATACCAATGGGAGTTTACTCTGAAACTAAGATTTTAAAGTTTTCTCTATCTGGCAGTGGTTCGGCTATTAGTAAAGATGGTGATGTATCTGTACCGGTTACAAGTTTAGATGAAACAGTATATAGTTTTAAACCAAACTACATAAAGATGGATGTAGAGGGTGCTGAAAAAGAGGCTCTTTGTGGTGCAAAAAATATTATCAGAGATTTTACTCCAAATCTAGCAATTTCTCTTTATCACAAGCCTGAAGATTTATGGGAATTACCTCTATTAATTAATGAATTAAACCCTAACTATGATTTTTATATTCGAGTACATGCTCATCTGGCAATAGAAACTGTCTTTTACTGTATAAGGAAAAATCGTGATTAA
- a CDS encoding Gfo/Idh/MocA family protein, with product MIKLGFLGGGYDSIAGPVHFIASQMDNCFEVVGGIFSHNSLRSKESAEIYKVKQFDTLEEMCKEVDIVVLLTPTPMHYQNLLELSKYNVGVICDKPLVSNLQEAEEIKKLYENRFIVVTHNYNGYPMVRELRALIEQQKFGVVKNIIVNMPQESFFRPPKSIKYPQKWRLQDGKIPTIALDLGVHVYNLAYFLLQINPNRVFTEVSKFSKYDVVDDMKIWFSYENSTKGSFWISKTALGNANALSIEIYGEKAGAKWTQENPEELTIAYNNGKKEIINRSCDLLEAGKRKYNRMTPGHPAGFIEAFANLYIDIASFYENGKNPYVFGLDHTIDNLKFFESAMQSYKRGEWIEAY from the coding sequence GTGATTAAACTTGGATTTTTAGGCGGTGGTTATGACAGCATCGCAGGACCGGTACACTTTATAGCATCACAAATGGATAACTGTTTTGAAGTAGTCGGGGGAATCTTCAGCCACAATAGTTTACGCTCAAAAGAGAGTGCTGAAATTTATAAAGTAAAACAGTTTGACACTTTGGAAGAGATGTGCAAAGAGGTTGACATAGTTGTTTTACTTACGCCTACGCCTATGCACTACCAAAATCTATTGGAGCTCTCAAAATATAATGTTGGAGTAATATGTGACAAACCGCTGGTATCAAACCTGCAAGAAGCTGAAGAGATAAAAAAGCTTTATGAAAATAGATTTATAGTTGTAACGCATAACTACAATGGCTACCCGATGGTTAGAGAGCTTAGAGCATTGATCGAACAACAAAAGTTTGGAGTAGTTAAAAATATTATAGTAAATATGCCTCAAGAGTCATTTTTTAGACCTCCAAAAAGTATCAAATATCCGCAAAAATGGCGTTTGCAAGATGGGAAAATTCCTACAATAGCACTAGATCTAGGTGTTCATGTTTATAATTTGGCATACTTTTTGCTTCAAATTAATCCAAACAGAGTTTTTACAGAAGTTAGTAAATTTTCCAAATATGATGTTGTTGATGATATGAAGATATGGTTTAGCTATGAAAACTCCACTAAAGGAAGCTTTTGGATAAGTAAAACAGCTTTAGGCAATGCCAATGCTCTTAGCATAGAGATTTACGGTGAAAAAGCTGGTGCAAAATGGACACAAGAGAACCCTGAAGAGTTAACTATAGCTTACAATAATGGTAAAAAAGAGATAATCAACCGCAGTTGCGATCTATTGGAAGCAGGAAAAAGAAAGTACAACAGAATGACACCGGGACATCCGGCTGGATTTATAGAAGCATTTGCAAATCTTTATATAGACATAGCTTCATTTTACGAAAATGGTAAAAACCCTTATGTTTTTGGGCTTGACCATACGATCGATAATTTGAAATTTTTTGAATCTGCAATGCAAAGCTACAAAAGAGGAGAGTGGATTGAAGCCTATTGA
- a CDS encoding acyl carrier protein, translating into MKPIDFLRNYLNEIKPIEMDDNTFLKYRYLDNHLDSFAIIQFIMAIEDEFGISLLPEDTESEEFRTIEGVIKIIETKKEL; encoded by the coding sequence TTGAAGCCTATTGATTTTCTAAGGAACTATCTAAATGAGATAAAACCAATTGAGATGGATGATAATACATTTTTAAAATATCGATATCTTGATAACCATTTAGATTCCTTCGCAATCATTCAATTTATAATGGCAATAGAAGATGAGTTTGGCATATCACTTCTACCTGAAGATACAGAGAGTGAAGAGTTTAGAACAATTGAAGGTGTTATAAAAATTATAGAAACTAAGAAAGAGTTATGA